From Nicotiana tabacum cultivar K326 chromosome 22, ASM71507v2, whole genome shotgun sequence, one genomic window encodes:
- the LOC107805095 gene encoding glucuronoxylan 4-O-methyltransferase 3-like encodes MKEHQATSKNKHTMIINKLILSCMFFIFLLYLILRTNSPSFKLNNLPINSSTSSTYNKIPPSLAEALFHYAATNITPQQKHDEISMTFRVLEKKSPCNFLIFGLGFDSLMWSSFNYNGRTIFIEEDKDWIEKITKEVPTKIEAYHYTYETKLDQATELLNIGRREDSCKVVVDPRNSKCPLALKNLPKQVYEIEWDVIMVDAPTGSSFDQPGRMKVIYTAGLLARNKESGETDVFVHDCKRYAEDKFSRSFLCEEYIREEVRYLRHFTIPSYRSGLIKSFCP; translated from the coding sequence ATGAAAGAACACCAAGCAACATCGAAAAACAAGCACACTATGATTATTAATAAGCTCATATTATCTTGTATGTTCTTCATATTTCTCTTGTATTTGATACTAAGAACAAATTCTCCATCTTTCAAGCTAAACAACCTACCAATAAACTCATCAACTTCCTCAACATACAACAAAATTCCACCATCTCTTGCTGAAGCACTTTTCCACTATGCAGCTACCAATATTACACCCCAACAAAAACACGACGAAATTTCAATGACTTTTAGGGTACTTGAGAAGAAATCACCATGCAATTTCTTGATCTTTGGACTTGGATTTGATAGCTTAATGTGGAGTTCATTCAATTATAATGGACGAACTATCTTTATCGAAGAAGATAAAGATTGGATCGAGAAAATTACTAAAGAAGTACCTACCAAAATAGAAGCTTACCATTATACCTATGAAACTAAACTTGATCAAGCCACTGAACTTCTAAATATTGGTAGAAGGGAAGATTCTTGCAAAGTTGTGGTCGATCCAAGAAATTCTAAGTGTCCACTTGCCTTAAAAAATTTGCCAAAACAAGTGTATGAAATTGAGTGGGATGTGATAATGGTAGATGCACCAACAGGTTCTTCATTTGATCAACCTGGGCGAATGAAAGTGATTTATACTGCTGGATTATTGGCTAGGAATAAAGAAAGTGGAGAAACTGATGTGTTTGTGCATGATTGTAAAAGGTATGCCGAAGATAAATTTTCAAGGAGTTTTCTTTGTGAGGAATATATTAGAGAGGAAGTTCGTTATCTTAGGCACTTCACTATCCCAAGTTATAGAAGTGGTTTGATTAAATCTTTCTGCCCCTGA